The Daucus carota subsp. sativus chromosome 7, DH1 v3.0, whole genome shotgun sequence genome window below encodes:
- the LOC108193517 gene encoding zinc finger CCCH domain-containing protein 56-like, giving the protein MDYGRESGNVVHIIPTNQVIDVEKWGSGSADQAIWATEEDYGAWNREASVDVNSNYDGKQSQSRSGSEPPNKKLRNAQSVDLQSNNRSKAIGKMFFKTKLCCKFRAGTCPYVTNCNFAHSIEELRRPPPNWQEIVAAHEEEQGISSEPREEFQIPSLDSNVFPPEMQRSSKGRHCKKFFTEEGCPYGDNCTFVHDEQSRARESVAISLGPGSGGGYSGGTVNTAGNVLSPSTLKPSNWKTRICNKWEQTGYCPFGNKCHFAHGAEELHRYGGGLMDSEGKDFSSPLDAKLGMAASKSPADNLAASVNHSDNYHVGGQSQRLANVVQWTEQRPQKWKGPDKISLIYGDWIEDLN; this is encoded by the exons ATGGATTACGGTAGAGAAAGTGGTAATGTGGTTCATATAATTCCTACTAATCAAGTGATTGATGTTGAGAAGTGGGGTTCGGGCTCTGCTGATCAGGCGATTTGGGCAACTGAGGAAGATTACGGGGCATGGAATAGAGAGGCTTCGGTTGATGTTAATTCTAATTATGATGGTAAGCAATCGCAAAGTCGATCAGGAAGTGAGCCTCCTAATAAGAAATTGAGAAATGCACAATCAGTAGATTTGCAGTCGAATAATCGGTCGAAGGCGATAGGGAAGATGTTCTTTAAGACTAAACTGTGCTGTAAGTTCCGTGCTGGGACTTGCCCCTACGTTACTAATTGTAATTTTGCACATAGCATTGAAGAGCTTCGAAGGCCACCTCCCAATTGGCAGGAAATTGTGGCGGCTCATGAAGAAGAACAGGGCATATCGTCTGAGCCAAGGGAGGAGTTTCagattccttctttggattccAATGTTTTTCCGCCAGAGATGCAGAGGTCTTCTAAAGGGCGACACTGCAAAAAGTTCTTCACTGAAGAAGGTTGTCCATATGGGGATAATTGCACTTTTGTTCATGATGAGCAATCTAGAGCTCGTGAAAGTGTGGCAATAAGTTTGGGTCCTGGGTCTGGTGGTGGATACAGTGGTGGAACTGTTAACACGGCTGGGAATGTTTTAAGTCCGTCAACCTTGAAGCCTTCTAATTGGAAAACAAGAATCTGTAACAAATGGGAACAGACAGGGTATTGCCCGTTTGGCAACAAGTGCCATTTTGCTCATGGGGCTGAAG AACTGCACCGTTATGGTGGTGGGCTTATGGATAGTGAAGGCAAAGACTTCTCATCTCCTTTGGATGCAAAACTGGGGATGGCGGCTTCTAAATCTCCAGCTGATAATCTAGCTGCTTCAGTTAATCATTCGGACAATTATCATGTTGGAGGTCAATCACAGAGGTTGGCGAATGTAGTGCAGTGGACAGAGCAGAGACCCCAAAAATGGAAGGGCCCGGACAAGATTAGCTTAATATATGGTGATTGGATAGAGGACCTTAACTGA
- the LOC108195698 gene encoding uncharacterized protein LOC108195698: protein MDFPLASTRSKRSVAQDLILRKYSPASFELPKHVVIVMDGLKEPSLALLEWVLKNFAVETHCTVTLLRVMPWLTFPFSGRTWDDIWMLDFEDLVTNQEETQCKNDVYLKLQPLIELCRQYNVIPQVKPLMGFPIHLLVGEQITSLHATLAVIDRHHAKKNINYYAARVPCNILAMNQDGEFDMIKARSGIDVDDYSIGDSPAPTPKLIVSHRFLNKFLKQKEKTGKEEKSLYTVCSTP, encoded by the exons ATGGATTTTCCTCTGGCTTCCACTCGTAGCAAGCGATCAGTCGCTCAAGACCTCATACTCAGGAAGTACTCACCAGCATCATTCGAGCTTCCAAAACATGTTGTCATTGTGATGGATGGTCTTAAGGAGCCTTCTTTAGCACTCCTGGAGTGGGTGCTTAAGAATTTCGCGGTAGAAACTCACTGCACTGTCACCCTCCTCCGCGTGATGCCCTGGCTTACGTTTCCAT TTTCTGGCAGGACTTGGGATGATATCTGGATGCTGGATTTCGAAGATTTGGTTACAAATCAGGAGGAAACACAATGCAAAAATGATGTCTACTTGAAACTGCAACCCCTGATCGAGCTGTGTCGACAATATAAT GTGATCCCACAAGTTAAACCTTTGATGGGATTCCCTATCCACTTACTTGTTGGTGAGCAAATCACAAGTCTCCATGCGACGTTGGCAGTAATCGACAG GCATCATGCCAAGAAGAATATAAATTACTATGCAGCAAGAGTTCCGTGCAACATACTTGCTATGAATCAGGACGGTGAGTTTGACATGATTAAAGCTCGTTCTGGCATCGATGTTGATGACTACAGCATTGGAGACTCTCCCGCTCCTACGCCCAAATTGATAGTGTCCCATCGCTTTCTAAACAAGTTTCTGAAGCAGAAGGAAAAGACTGGCAAAGAGGAGAAAAGTTTATACACCGTATGTAGTACTCCGTAA
- the LOC108194803 gene encoding RING-H2 finger protein ATL29-like, which produces MPPSNVDANAPEQGHYYTSPPLTIIITIIILVFLLVGFFTLYFCKCFFQNFLESRVGQRTSSNRTAADNPNAAAFTGLDPAIVNTFPTFTYSSVKEYRRAKYSLECAICLLEFEDDHIIRLVKICSHAFHQDCIDLWLEMHKTCPVCRRNLDSILEGTPSCTPSHDEEDSMKDSVAITIRDDHEGTNHGEKKRGTNDFIGRSNTTGHSIFTSREEEDRFTLRLPDHVTQELIQANRWPKNLHTSREPKRNVYIVGEGSDGNIKNVKVPPIFLDNG; this is translated from the coding sequence ATGCCACCCAGCAATGTCGATGCTAACGCGCCCGAACAAGGACATTACTATACCTCCCCACCCCTCACCATAATTATAACCATCATCATACTTGTCTTTTTACTTGTTGGTTTTTTCACGCTCTACTTCTGTAAatgcttctttcaaaattttctgGAATCGAGGGTCGGTCAGAGGACAAGCTCTAATCGCACTGCTGCAGATAATCCCAATGCAGCCGCTTTTACAGGCCTTGATCCTGCAATCGTCAACACCTTTCCCACCTTCACGTACTCGTCTGTGAAAGAATATCGACGAGCAAAGTATAGCCTAGAATGTGCCATTTGTTTACTTGAGTTTGAAGACGATCATATCATACGATTGGTAAAAATATGTTCCCATGCTTTCCATCAAGATTGCATTGACCTTTGGTTAGAAATGCACAAAACTTGTCCTGTTTGTCGAAGAAACCTTGACTCGATCCTAGAAGGCACTCCTTCTTGTACTCCCTCTCACGACGAAGAGGATTCAATGAAAGATAGCGTAGCCATTACTATAAGAGACGATCATGAAGGAACAAATCACGGAGAGAAAAAACGAGGCACCAATGATTTCATTGGGAGGTCTAACACAACAGGGCACTCGATTTTCACAAGTAGAGAGGAAGAAGATAGATTTACACTGAGATTGCCGGATCATGTAACACAAGAACTGATACAGGCGAACCGTTGGCCCAAAAATCTCCATACCTCTAGAGAACCGAAACGAAATGTATACATTGTTGGGGAGGGATCTGATGGAAATATCAAAAATGTAAAAGTTCCTCCAATATTTCTTGATAATGGTTGA